A region from the Triticum urartu cultivar G1812 chromosome 1, Tu2.1, whole genome shotgun sequence genome encodes:
- the LOC125551422 gene encoding uncharacterized protein LOC125551422 isoform X2 encodes MSRGYFQDISEIRKNAGKIAVASKTIIPEVAAVKFPNLALESPAGRALQLPLVASPMLDGSHGAGGTVPVVPDAALVCLSFRASSQKMAESWSLPFLDAFGANGEVEAYEVSFIDSWLLSSSPVRRVFLKTMRKSDNPQRHAVYAFGDHYDFRKELQIVNLLTGYIYLVDRLGRIRWQGFGAATQEELSSLTACASILLDEK; translated from the exons ATGAGCAGGGGGTACTTCCAGGACATCTCCGAGATCCGTAAGAACGCCGGCAAG attgcggtggcGAGTAAGACCATTATCCCAGAGGTCGCTGCTGTGAAGTTCCCTAATCTTGCTTTGGAGTCCCCTGCTGGCAGAGCATTGCAACTGCCGCTTGTTGCGTCTCCTATGCTAGACGGTAGTCATGGGGCTGGTGGTACAGTGCCGGTGGTTCCTGATGCGGCACTGGTGTGCCTTTCGTTTCGTGCAAGCTCGCAG AAAATGGCAGAGTCGTGGAGCTTACCCTTTCTTGATGCATTTGGTGCTAATGGAGAAGTTGAAGCGTACGAG GTCTCATTTATAGATTCATGGCTGTTATCATCAAGTCCTGTGAGGCGTGTATTCCTGAAGACAATGAGGAAATCGGACAATCCACAAAGACATGCCGTCTATGCCTTTGGAGACCACTATGACTTTAGGAAGGAGCTTCAAATTGTAAACCTTCTTACCGG GTACATATACCTGGTTGATCGCCTGGGTAGGATAAGATGGCAGGGCTTTGGAGCTGCGACGCAGGAAGAGTTGTCATCGCTAACAGCATGTGCCTCCATCTTGTTAGATGAGAAATGA
- the LOC125551422 gene encoding mitochondrial ATPase complex subunit ATP10 isoform X1, which produces MMLRARRAAGPLLRLADAGAAGERICGGAQPSRAVFTRGFLDFFKTWSKETAEDAEKKAKAKARLTDEMSRGYFQDISEIRKNAGKIAVASKTIIPEVAAVKFPNLALESPAGRALQLPLVASPMLDGSHGAGGTVPVVPDAALVCLSFRASSQKMAESWSLPFLDAFGANGEVEAYEVSFIDSWLLSSSPVRRVFLKTMRKSDNPQRHAVYAFGDHYDFRKELQIVNLLTGYIYLVDRLGRIRWQGFGAATQEELSSLTACASILLDEK; this is translated from the exons ATGATGCTGAGGGCGCGGCGAGCGGCGGGGCCGCTTCTCCGCCTCGCCGACGCAGGCGCCGCTGGCGAGAGGATTTGCGGCGGCGCGCAGCCCTCTCGCGCGGTGTTCACCCGTGGATtcctggatttcttcaag ACGTGGAGCAAGGAGACCGCCGAGGATGCGGAGAAGAAGGCAAAGGCAAAGGCCAGGCT TACTGATGAGATGAGCAGGGGGTACTTCCAGGACATCTCCGAGATCCGTAAGAACGCCGGCAAG attgcggtggcGAGTAAGACCATTATCCCAGAGGTCGCTGCTGTGAAGTTCCCTAATCTTGCTTTGGAGTCCCCTGCTGGCAGAGCATTGCAACTGCCGCTTGTTGCGTCTCCTATGCTAGACGGTAGTCATGGGGCTGGTGGTACAGTGCCGGTGGTTCCTGATGCGGCACTGGTGTGCCTTTCGTTTCGTGCAAGCTCGCAG AAAATGGCAGAGTCGTGGAGCTTACCCTTTCTTGATGCATTTGGTGCTAATGGAGAAGTTGAAGCGTACGAG GTCTCATTTATAGATTCATGGCTGTTATCATCAAGTCCTGTGAGGCGTGTATTCCTGAAGACAATGAGGAAATCGGACAATCCACAAAGACATGCCGTCTATGCCTTTGGAGACCACTATGACTTTAGGAAGGAGCTTCAAATTGTAAACCTTCTTACCGG GTACATATACCTGGTTGATCGCCTGGGTAGGATAAGATGGCAGGGCTTTGGAGCTGCGACGCAGGAAGAGTTGTCATCGCTAACAGCATGTGCCTCCATCTTGTTAGATGAGAAATGA
- the LOC125551426 gene encoding uncharacterized protein LOC125551426 has protein sequence MASSSSSEFDDPSARRPPPPQRKPPVLMLLPLIYAPVLPLIRIGLRHNPVWRDRLFYGVLAGAFVHGTYLISELYDVESK, from the exons atggcgtcctcctcctcctcggaaTTCGA CGATCCGTCGGCgaggcgcccgccgccgccgcagagGAAGCCGCCGGTGCTGATGCTGCTCCCGCTCATCTACGCCCCCGTTTTGCCCCTCA TCAGGATCGGGCTGCGGCATAACCCGGTGTGGAGGGACCGCCTCTTCTACGGCGTACTCGCCGGCGCATTCGTGCATGGCACCTACCTCAT ATCGGAACTGTACGACGTGGAGAGCAAGTGA
- the LOC125532766 gene encoding coleoptile phototropism protein 1-like: MFALYLFLLIRFKLLFLLKLSPSQCSSSPSPRATVEPTGAHYSSPDPRRSSTAAGTPPRGASDDACVAISDVDAFARTIAAIRSKPQAAAAASPSSDHLASVLSHYAARWLPDVAASSPSGRFQLPPESPTATWLKKRLLLESLVAALPPDDAAGEDRDDGIACDFLLRLLRAGSMVGADAALLGDLEARAARRLDQASLGAVMIPAFGLQGLGNGTAARDRHHPTTTLLDVPLVLRLVRGFLREGAKAGGGGAAAARVAKLVDAYLSEAALEAGLRPAEFEELARAVPAYARAADDGLYRAVDTYLKAHPHASKEERRSLCRLIDARKLSTEAAVHAVQNDRLPVRCVVQVLFSEHGSKLSRLADWSGSFRSLQNRSPGALDLTSSSSAAAARCPSKREVVSQHHELRRLREDVSRLQVQCHALQAQVERLSSDRRRRGLFKWGTFLFGGGGGADAARVDDSDSGMERTPLSGSKKARAAAAAALTPATGTPTVARWRRSHS; the protein is encoded by the exons ATGTTTGCCCTCTACCTGTTTCTCTTAATTCGATTCAAG TTATTGTTCCTCCTTAAGCT GTCGCCAAGCCAATGCTCCAGCTCTCCGTCCCCGCGCGCCACCGTCGAGCCTACCGGCGCCCATTATTCCTCGCCGGACCCAAGGCGCTCCTCCACCGCCGCGGGCACGCCCCCGCGTGGCGCCAGCGACGACGCGTGCGTCGCCATCAGTGACGTCGACGCCTTCGCGCGCACCATCGCCGCCATCCGGTCCAAGccccaggcggcggcggcggcctcgcCCTCCTCCGACCACCTCGCCTCCGTGCTGTCCCACTACGCGGCCAGGTGGCTCCCGGATGTTGCCGCGTCGTCCCCCTCGGGGCGCTTCCAGCTGCCCCCGGAGAGCCCCACCGCCACGTGGCTCAAGAAGCGGCTCCTGCTCGAGTCCCTCGTCGCCGCGCTCCCGCCCGACGACGCCGCCGGCGAAGACAGGGACGACGGCATCGCGTGCGACTTCCTCCTCCGCCTGCTCCGCGCTGGGAGCATGGTGGGCGCCGACGCGGCGCTGCTGGGAGACCTCGAGGCCCGCGCGGCGCGGCGTCTCGACCAGGCGTCTCTCGGCGCCGTCATGATCCCAGCGTTCGGCCTGCAGGGCCTCGGCAACGGCACCGCCGCCCGCGATCGCCACCACCCGACGACGACGCTGCTGGACGTGCCCCTAGTGCTTCGTCTGGTGCGCGGGTTCCTGCGGGAGGGCGCcaaggcgggcggcggcggcgcggcggccgccAGGGTGGCGAAGCTGGTGGACGCTTACCTCTCCGAGGCGGCGCTGGAGGCCGGGCTGCGGCCGGCGGAGTTCGAGGAGCTCGCGCGCGCCGTGCCCGCGTACGCCCGCGCCGCCGACGACGGGCTGTACCGCGCCGTGGACACCTACCTTAAG GCGCACCCGCACGCCAGCAAGGAGGAGCGGCGGTCGCTGTGCCGGCTGATCGACGCGCGCAAGCTGTCGACGGAGGCGGCGGTGCACGCCGTGCAGAACGACCGCCTTCCGGTGCGCTGCGTGGTGCAGGTGCTCTTCTCCGAGCACGGCAGCAAGCTCAGCCGCCTCGCCGACTGGAGCGGCTCCTTCCGCTCCCTGCAGAACAGGAGCCCCGGCGCCCTTGATCTCACCTCCTCctcgtccgccgctgccgcccggTGCCCGTCCAAGCGCGAGGTCGTCTCGCAGCACCACGAGCTCCGTCGCCTCCGCGAGGACGTCTCTCGGCTCCAG GTGCAATGCCACGCGCTGCAGGCGCAGGTGGAGCGGCTGAGCTCCgacaggcggcggcgggggctGTTCAAGTGGGGAACGTTCCTgttcggtggcggcggcggcgcggacgcCGCGAGGGTGGATGACTCCGACAGCGGCATGGAAAGGACGCCGCTCAGCGGGTCCAAGAAGGCCcgcgctgccgctgccgccgcgtTGACGCCCGCGACGGGCACGCCCACCGTGGCGAGGTGGCGCAGGTCGCACTCGTGA